The Triticum aestivum cultivar Chinese Spring chromosome 5A, IWGSC CS RefSeq v2.1, whole genome shotgun sequence genomic sequence CGGGCGGTGTTGATTTCACGCTGGCATTTGGCATTCTGCTCCTTCAATATAAAACTCAACTCATCCCTAACCTGCAGCAAACAAGTTAACCCACATACGACATCAGATTCAGTAAAGATGGCGAGAGTAGCCCCAATTGCAATTGTTGGAAgttaaagaaaatacaaaaaatagAAGAAACCGTAGCAGCGAAACCTACCAGACTGGGGTATCGGCTCTGCATGTGCTCTATAAAGTCCATTGGTCCAAGCATACGCAGTGGTGTCTGAACATCCATTAGGTTCCCGACAGCTGAAGATGCTACATGAGCTGAATCGTTCCTGTCATTGTTGAACTTGCCAACATCTTCCTCCATATTGCCGCCATCAACTGGCTGGTTGGATGTTCTCTCAGTGGAATCAGCAATGTTGCAACGAGCGTAGCATAGATCATTACCTTGACGAATCTGCCATGGATACATATGAAAAACATTTGTTATGATGAGGGAGAATCAATCATCACTGTCACCTAACAACAGTAAGATTACCATGCATTTCGAGTAGGATGTGGGGCCCTTCCCAATGTGAGTCGCCATTGTTATCATGTTCTTCATGCTGCTTTGGTCGAAGTCACTAATGTGAGGAAGGACATTATGGTTATTATTGAAAATTCCAAGGTCAACATTGTCGAGGAAGAATATCTGCATATAAAGGTTGTTAATACGGCATCCATGTGAATGAGAAATGTATCACACAAAGCATTACAAAGGATCACATAAACCATGATGATGAGCCGGCTGTTGTGGCCTCAGCACAGATAGCAGACAAACCTGTAAAAACAAGTGGCAACCAACAAGATTGGTGTTCAAATTGTTGGCCATCATATCGTTCTTAAGCCGCCGGACTGCCTCTAGCAAAAAGTCAAGTACAAACTCACACCAGTTGAATTGTGATATATTCTCCGTATTTGCCAGCGCACCCCAGTAGTCTATGGTGCCATAATCATGTTTTGTTCTAGGTGCCACACCATGGCCCATAACAAATATGACGAATGCAATCTACAAGCAATCCTTCTCCATCTTGCTGGAAGCCTCGGAAATGTCACGGAGAAGGAATTCCTCAGCCGCACGCAGGCTATGCACTCCCGTCCTGTCCATCCCTAACGTCCTCTTTATGAATGTTATCGCTTCTGGCTTGATGAAGCCATCGCGCCCTTTAACACTTCGGTGACCACACGGAATGCCAAAAACCTTGTGGATGTCTTCCGCAAAAAACTTTAGTACCTTGGTTTCTGACAGAACAATTGCTCGGCGCTCGACGCAGACCTTGCTCATAGTCCAGGCACTGAACTTAAGGTTGAGCTTCTGCAGCAAGGGTAGCTTTAGCATTCCACCAAACCCAATTTCAGTAATGAGCCACCTCTTGTAATCGTCAAATGTCTGGATCACTTCTACTGCTTTTCTGACTGATATTCGTGAAGTTGGAGCAGGAGGTGCCTGTTCATCATTGGCTTGCAATGGCTGCCTATTGGTGTTGTCATTAGCTGCATCCCCAGAGGCTGCGGTCCCATCACAACTACCAGCGTCAGACATGGTGCCTACAATTGAGAACACTTTTATTGTGAGTGAGCTTGAACTAATGTACCCTGATAAAAGAATGATGGAGTTTTTTGCTACAAGACATGGAGTAAAATCATCTGTACATGTGTTGCTCCCCATGCCTAACGAACTATGCTGAACTGAACATTAGTACTAGATAATCAGATTGCCTGGTGCCTCAAGTAGCTACTGTTGGGTTAAACAGGCGTATGACTAAACTTGCTTAATAAATACGGTGACGACAATTATTACAACACAACTTAAGACTGGTCATTAGGATAAGTTGAATCAGATCCGGATACAACACACAAGCAGTTTGACTGCAGCATGAATTTTGGGATTGAATGGTGCGACAGATCCATCTTTGCTGATCTAGCGCAAATTTGAATAGATAATGGGTGGATTGCTCGGGTCATATGCATGGGACGAGGGGCGGAGAAGGTGGGGTGAGGGGATTGAAAAAATGAGCACTTACCTATAGATCTCCCGCTGGAATGGGTTCGCCGTGGGCCAAATCGCCGGCGACTTCGCTTGGGAGAGGAGCTTAAACCGGGGCAAGCGAAACAGAGGGGTGATATGAGGGCTGTTGGGTGGGTGCGGGCTGGTGGTTGGAGATAAGGTCAGTAAATTTCTGGAACGGTGGGTAGGTGCAAGAATTTATTGCGTCCACCGGTCATGCTGATGACAGCGGCAGCCCGTTCTAATGTAGTTAATTAAGTAACCGGTTTCCTCATAAAAAAATTACGCTTTATTGGCTATAGAACAAAGATCTAACATTAGTACTTCTGCCCAAAAATACGGTCGGGGCAAAAATAAATATCTGAACATAAATTGAGTACCAATTGCATGACACATATCGTAACAACGGTCTTCCAGAAGAACCCACTGACAAATATCATTACCAACCACTCGGATACAAATGAAACACTTCCTGATTCTCATTACTAACCACTGGGATACAAAGGACACACAACCTGATTCTGATTACCAAGCACTGCGATACAAAAGACAGACTACCTAATTATTCCTTCTATTCTGTCAACAAGACCACCTTCTACCTGCTAAGGAGGGAGACTACTTTCAGCAACGCCAAGAAAATGAGGACACCAACAAACAGTATGGCAGCAtccaagaacacaagaacacgGAGCGCGGCGGCGGAAGAGCCTGCTTGATTAACCCTGAAGGCTTGGGCAACTGCTGGAACAGTGCGCTGCTGCTGGACAACACGGACTCTATGGTTCAAAGAAGATCCAGCCTGGCTGCTTCCGTGTCCTAGCTGTTGTGCCGTCCCCAAATGGAAGCTTAACTCTGCAAGGTACTCCTCCTTGGTGCTCATGTAGTTGCAGATTCCATCCTGCAACTCAAATCGGACAGTAAAACTCAATGTATTAGTCGATCTGACTGCAGACGAGTACTTAGATGAAGGAATGGCGAATGGATTGTACTCACGTCCTTGTTGACGCACTTGTAGAAACGAACGCCTGCATTCTACCCCGCCCGAGCAATCCAGGTGAAGACCCGACCGCCGCAATCAGGACAGCTAATTAGCGGCGGGGGTTGCTCGACCCCGCTTGAGGATGAGGACGCAGACATGCTACCCGCAAGAATATGTGGCGCTCGTCTGGTTTAGTTCTCTCTCAATCTCTGACTGGGGGAGCAATGGGTGGACTGCTATATGAAGAAGGATGAGTGCGAGGAGGTGTGCTGGAGAAGATTGGTAGCTGCCTCCGGTGCTGCCATAAATGAGCAAACCGGCTCCTTTGGACCAGCTACCGTGACAAAATGGTTCCCCTCGTCCAACCCCGTCTGATCCGCTGCCCCACTGGCTGACTGGGTTTCCTGTGCAGTGGGCCATTGCACGGGAGTAATAATATATGTGGATATATACCTAGTACTATACCAATTGCAGCACAGATCACGAGGGGGATAAATGGCATAGATAGCGGGATCCTGTGAGCTCGCGCTCACATGAGTATTTTCGAACATAGACCTTtaaatgcttggtataggattcAGGATGCACAGTGTAGATCTACTCACAAATGTTCACTACAATACTCCTCGGAAACTTTTATGTTGGCTTGTATTCTAGGTAGATACATGCCTTGGACACCATAACTAAAGGTGACTTTATAGGTAGCCGTAAGAATGATTAATCGACCAGAGGGGATGAATAGGAGTATTTGATGAATGTGGAAAAgcaacctacttctttcgcctatatgtaatcatataccctgaaaacatccagcagcaccacgaaaccctatttccaccgccgcaaccttctgtacccgtgagatcccatcttggggccttttccggcgctccgccggagggggaatcgatcacggagggcttctacatcaacaccatagcctctccgatgatgtgtgagtagtttaccacagaccttcgggtccatagttattagctagatggcttcttctctctctttggatctcaatacaaagatctcctcgattcttttggagatctattcgatgtaattctttttgcggtgtgtttgttgagatccgatgcattgtgggtttatgatcaagattatttacgaaaaatatttgattcttctctgaattcttttatgcatgatttaaatatctttgtaagtctcttcaaattatcagtttggtttggcctactagattgatctttcttgcaatgggagaagtgcttagctttgggttcaatcttgcggtgtcctttcccagtgacagcaggggcagcacggcacgtattgtattgttgccatcgaggataaaaagatggggtttatatcatattgcttaagtttatccctctacatcatgtcatcttgcctaatgtgttactctgttcttatgaaattaatactctaaatgcatgctggatagcgatcgatgtgtggagtaatagtagtagatacagaatcgtttcggtctacttgtcacggacgtgatgcctatatacatgatcatgcatagatactctcataactattcacttttctatcaattgcttgacagtaattggttcacccaccatagattatgctatcttgagagaagccactagtgaaacctatggcccccgagtctattatccatcatattattttcccgtcaactagctatttatgtcaccgtttattttgcaatctttacttttcaatctatacaacaaaaataccaaaaatatttatcttattatcttgatcagatctcacttttgcaagtggtcgtgaagagactgacaacccctttattgcgttggttgcaaggttcttgattgtttgtgcaagtacgagggacttgcgtgtagtctcctactggattgataccttggttcttaaaaactgagggaaatacttacgctactttgttgtatcaccctttcctcttcaagggaaaaccaacacatgctcaagaggtagcgatCGGCAGGCCacagagaataagtggatcttcaagaagaagactgacgctgacggaaatgttactgtctacaaagctcgacttgttgcaaaaggttttcgacaagttcaaggagttgactacgatgagaccttctcacccgtagcgatgcttaagtccgttcgaatcatgttagcaattgccgcattttatgattatgaaatttgacaaatggatgtcaaaactgcattccttaatggatatcttaaacaagagttgtatatgacgcaaccagaaggttttgtcgattcaaaaggtgctaacaaagtatgcaagctccagcgatctatttatgaactggtgcaagcctctcggagttggaatatacgttttgatagtgtgatcaaatcatatggttttatacagacttttggagaaggctgtatttacaagaaagtgagtgggagctctgtagcatttctgatattatatgtagacgacatattgttgatcggaaataatactgaatttctgaatagcataaaaggatacttgaataagaatttttcaatgaaagacctcggtgaagctgcttatatattgggcatcaagatctatagagatagatcaagacgcttaattggactttcacaaagcacatatcttgataaggttctgaagaagtttaaaatggatcaggcaaagaaagggttcttgcctgttttacaaggtgtgaagttgagtcagactcaatgtccgaccactgcagaagatagagagaaaatgaaagtcattccctatgattcagccataggttctatcatgtatgcaatgttgtgtaccagacttgatgtgtgccttgctattagtttagcagggagataccaaagtaatccaggagtggatcactggacagcggtcaagaacatcctgaaatacctgaaaaggactaaggatatgtttctcgtatatggaggtgacaaagagcttgtcctaaacggttacgtcgatgcaagctttgacaccgatccggatgactctatgtcacaaactggacacgtgtttttattaaatggtggagctgtcagttggtgcagttccaagcagagcgtcatggcgggatctacatgtgaagcagagtacatagctgcttcggaagcagcaaatgaaggagtctggatgaaggagttcatatccgatctagttggcatacctagtgcatcgggtccaatgaaaatcttttgtgacaatactggtgcaatttccttggcaaaggaacccagatttcacaagagaaccaagcacatcaagagacgcttcaattccatccgcgatcaagtcaaggagggagacatagagatttgcaagatacatacggatctgaatgttgcagacccattgactaagcctctctcacgagcaaaacatgatcagcaccaagactccatggtgttagaatcattacaatgtaatctagattactgactctagtgtaagtgggatactgaaggaaatatgcccaagaggcaataataaagttgttatttatattttcttatatcatgataaatgtttattattcatgctagaattatattaaccgaaaacttagtacatgtgtgaatacatagacaaacaaaatgtcactagtatgcctctacttgactagctcgttgaatcaatgatggttatgttttataaccatagacatgagttgtcatttgattaacgggatcacatcattagagaatgatgtgattgacttgacccatctgttagcttagcacgatgatcgcttagtttgttgctattgctttcttcataacttatacatgttcctatgactatgaaatcatgcaactcccgaataccagaggaacacttagtgtgctatcaaatgtcacaacgtaattgggtgactataaagatgctctacatgtgtctccgatggtgtttgttgagttggcatagatcgagattaggatttatcactccaagtatgggagaggtatctctgggccctctcagtaatgcacatcactataagccttgcaagcaatgtgactaatgagttagttacgggatgatgcattacggaacgagtaaagagacttgccggtaacgagattgaactaggtattgagataccgatgatcgaatctcgggcaagtaacataccgatgacaaagggaacaacgtatatcgttatgcggtttgaccgataaagatcttcatagaatatgtgggagccaatataaacatccaagttccgctattggttattgaccggagacgtgtctcggtcatgtctacatagttttcgaacccgtagggtccgcatgcttaacgttcggtgacgatcggtattatgagtttatatgttttgatgtaccgaagatagtttggagtcccggatgtgatcacagacatgacgaggagtctcgaaatggtcgagacataaagattgatatattgaacggctatattcagacaccggaagtattccgggtgatttcggagaaaaccgaagtgccggaggattaccggaacccccctccccccgggatactaatgggccacatgggccttagtggagagagagatagagagggccggccaaggcagggccgcgcACCCCTTCCTTCCCCattcctcctagttggactaggaaagggggagtcctactcctactaggaggactcctcccctccttggcgcgccccaagggccggccggcctccacccttactcctttatatacaggggcagggggcaccctagaacacacaagttgatcattgatcccttagccgtgtgcgatgccccctccactataatccacatcggtcatatcgtcgtagtgattaggcgaagccctgcgccggtagcttcatcatcactgtcatcacgctgtcgtgctgacaaggctctcccttgacactcagctggattgagagttcgtgggacatcaccgagccgaacgtgtgcagatcgcggaggtgccgtactttcgttgttaggatcggtcggaccgtgaagacgtacaactacatcaaccgcgttgtcataacgcttccgcttacggtctgcgaggatacgtggacaacattcttcccttcttgttgctatgcatcatcatgatagatcttgcatgtgcgtaggattttttttttgaaattactgcgttccccagcaCCTGCTAGTTGGTTTCTCAGCAACTTGTATTTTCactatttttctgtttttagtctTTGTAAGTTGTTGGTTGTAATCTAATATTAATTCAAAGTCAAGCTCACCTTGAGCCTTTTCTCTAAAGCAAACATTTAAAGAATAAGAtctaatttttatttttacttttgcaATGAGAAGAAGAATTTTGTTTGACGTTCTTCCTTGACAACATTTGTTGTCCCGGATATTCATTGCTAAACAACAATGGCAAAAGGTGTGAAGTAATTACTTGTTTTTGAGAGATCAGTGAACTTGTAACATTCTTCATATTCTACCACGATTCTGCGAACGGGAAAAAATGGAGAGCATTAATTTACGTATCATTCTTCTCGGGTCGGCTCCCAACATGCGGGAGCACCTATGCCTCGCTTATATATTGAGAGCGAGGAAGGTCTCGCCGAAGGAGCGCCCACTCAGCTGCAAGTATTGCGCCAGCCTAACTTTTAAGTTAATCTTTTTTAATGTTTTCTTCATATTCTGTGTTGTTATTTTTCACTTTTGTTTATAATTTAGAATATGTTTCAATACAAATATTCCAAACATTAATTTACGTCAAAAAATAAAATTgagattttgaaaaatgttaatgcaGTGTAATATTTTGTTAGTATAACTTTTAAAAAGTGATGATAActtaaaaatatatttaaaaatgtTACGTGTTTCAAAAATATGTACATGGAATTTTAAAAATAAACTTTCATACAATATACCAAAATGTTCCTGTGATTCAACAAACATGTTAAGCGTGTATAATTGTTGTTTCCGTATTTATAAGGAAAATGTATGATGTGTCCGAAAAGAGTaggcatcaaaacatatatttgaaaaaaatattaatcatgtgttTGAAAAATGATAAACCAGTGTAAAAAAATGTTTTAGATTTGTaccaaaaatatacaatgtgtatgaaaacaaTGGACATCAAAAGAATGATGTGAAAAGATGTTAGTCATGTATTTTTAAAATATTAAGCGTGCATAAAATaatttaaacatgtataaaaatgttttGGATGTATAGAAAATGTTTTGAAGTATTATGCGTACAAAAAGTACAcataaaaacatatatttgaaaaacgTTAATCATGTATAAAAATATTAAACCTATACAAGAAAATGTTTTAGAtgcatacaaaaaatgtacaatgtgtacgaAAAAAATAGACATGGAAACATATATTTAAAACTTATTAAACATTTATTGTTCCAAAAATATCTTTGCGGTGTATtaagaaaaatgtacaatgtgtattaaAAAGTAGACTTTGAAAAAACTATTTCATAGAAAAATGCTAATTATGTATTTGAAATATATATAACTTGTACTAAAAAATTTAAACATGTATACAAATggtaaacatgtataaaaaaatgtttcgTATATATAAGAAAAATGTACGATGTgtaaaaaagtagacatcaaaacatatatttggaaaatgttaatgaTATACTATATGAATTTTTTTAACGTTTATAAAAAATGTTATGTATGTATACCAAAAATGTACTGTGTGTACAAAAAAATAGATATcaaaacaaatatttgaaaaatttTAAACGTGTTTTAAAGAAACGATCTTGACATATAacgaaaatgtacaatgtgtacaaAAATAAATGAACATTAAAATAAGTATTTAAAGAAAAACGGTTATTTAAAAAAGTTGgtaaacatgtatttaaaaatattcTTGACATATACAAGAATTGTACAATGTGTAAGAAAAATGTAGACATATGttgaaaatcaaggaagaaggaaaaATGGGGAGAacaaagaagagtgaagagaaaacAAGAAAACCTCATAAAAAGGGAAGAAATACAAGAAAAATCACTTAAAACcgaaaaatgaacgaagaaaaccGATGAAAAACAAAGAAAGACAGAAAACCAAAGAAAAGCAGTGACGAAACAAAGAGAACTGAAGAAAAGCAAAAAAACCAATAATGAAGAAAGACCCGAAGAAAACCAGAGCGAACGAGCGAACGAATGAACTGACAAAATAGGTCGCCCCAAATACTGTAGCGCAGAGGAGAAAGCTTGTGGCGAGCGTATCTTACAAGTCGCTGTAAGCGAGATATAGCTGCGGTGCATGCTAGCGGCGGCTCCCTCCTCTCTTCCTGCCGTGGTAGGCCT encodes the following:
- the LOC123104477 gene encoding uncharacterized protein, whose protein sequence is MGHGVAPRTKHDYGTIDYWGALANTENISQFNWCEFVLDFLLEAVRRLKNDMMANNLNTNLVGCHLFLQIFFLDNVDLGIFNNNHNVLPHISDFDQSSMKNMITMATHIGKGPTSYSKCMIRQGNDLCYARCNIADSTERTSNQPVDGGNMEEDVGKFNNDRNDSAHVASSAVGNLMDVQTPLRMLGPMDFIEHMQSRYPSLVRDELSFILKEQNAKCQREINTARANMQADMIKFVDKLMASISKRCICCTARGFTNCLTRAVDTFLVDTLRTPVGQKIPGVRLDMSACKDGNSEPRFHGDDQSDRQQNKRLRHEEGALATMTSQIFSVCKADTASYQ